A genome region from Hymenobacter tibetensis includes the following:
- the hisD gene encoding histidinol dehydrogenase, with amino-acid sequence MQIFQYPAQQEWAALQERAAAQQAQDIELRVQQIFEDVRQRGDAALVDYTQRFDGADVRAGLRVTAEEIQAAVAQVPSELQTAIRQAHANIWKFHATQREEEKRVETMPGVTCWRRAVPVQRVGLYIPGGTAPLFSTLLMLGVPARLAACPEVVLCTPPQKDGTVNPVILFTAQLLNISTIIKAGGAQAIAALSGGTESVPGVDKIFGPGNRYVTAAKQLATRYGLAIDMPAGPSEVLVIADETANPAFVAADLLSQAEHGPDSQVILLSDSMTIIEQTQVEVARQLADLPRAAVAAQALEESRAILLRTPEEMLFFSNQYAPEHLILAVRNPEQLGEGVTSAGSVFLGHLTPEAAGDYASGTNHTLPTNGYARNYSGVSLDSFLKKITFQRINTEGLLHVGPVVETMAEAEGLQAHARAVTLRLDSIHAEQTAISNPVHS; translated from the coding sequence ATGCAAATCTTTCAATACCCGGCCCAACAGGAGTGGGCAGCCCTGCAAGAGCGAGCTGCCGCCCAACAAGCCCAGGATATCGAGTTGCGGGTGCAGCAAATTTTCGAGGACGTACGCCAGCGGGGCGACGCGGCTTTGGTGGACTACACTCAGCGCTTCGACGGGGCCGACGTACGTGCGGGGTTGCGCGTAACGGCCGAGGAAATTCAGGCGGCCGTGGCGCAGGTGCCGTCAGAGCTACAAACCGCTATTCGGCAGGCCCACGCCAACATCTGGAAATTTCACGCCACCCAACGCGAGGAAGAAAAGCGGGTGGAAACCATGCCGGGCGTAACATGCTGGCGGCGGGCAGTGCCCGTACAGCGGGTGGGCCTCTACATTCCGGGCGGTACGGCGCCGTTGTTCAGTACCTTATTAATGCTAGGTGTGCCGGCGCGGTTGGCGGCCTGTCCGGAGGTAGTGCTGTGCACTCCGCCGCAGAAAGATGGTACGGTGAATCCGGTGATACTCTTCACGGCGCAGTTGCTCAACATCAGCACCATCATCAAGGCGGGCGGCGCCCAAGCTATAGCCGCGCTGAGTGGGGGCACGGAAAGCGTACCGGGCGTAGATAAGATCTTCGGTCCCGGCAACCGCTACGTAACGGCCGCCAAGCAGTTGGCTACGCGCTATGGCCTCGCCATTGACATGCCTGCCGGTCCTTCGGAAGTGCTCGTTATTGCCGATGAAACTGCTAATCCGGCCTTTGTGGCCGCTGACCTGCTGAGCCAAGCCGAGCACGGCCCTGATTCGCAGGTGATACTTTTGTCGGACTCGATGACGATTATCGAGCAAACGCAAGTGGAAGTTGCCCGCCAGTTGGCTGATCTGCCGCGGGCCGCGGTAGCCGCGCAGGCTTTAGAGGAAAGCCGTGCTATCCTGCTGCGTACTCCCGAGGAAATGCTGTTCTTCTCCAACCAGTACGCGCCCGAACACTTGATTTTGGCCGTACGCAACCCCGAGCAATTGGGGGAGGGCGTTACCAGCGCCGGGTCGGTGTTCCTCGGCCACCTAACGCCTGAGGCGGCCGGCGACTACGCGTCGGGTACCAACCACACGCTGCCGACCAACGGCTATGCCCGCAACTACAGCGGCGTCTCGCTGGATTCGTTCCTGAAGAAAATCACCTTCCAGCGTATCAACACCGAAGGTCTGCTGCACGTGGGCCCGGTAGTGGAAACAATGGCTGAAGCCGAAGGCTTGCAGGCCCACGCCCGCGCCGTCACGTTGCGCCTAGATTCCATCCACGCCGAGCAAACAGCAATTAGCAACCCGGTGCACAGCTAG
- the hisC gene encoding histidinol-phosphate transaminase → MKPYSSARDEFQGEARVMLDANENSLGSTGPAQFNRYPDPQQHAVKRVLAELKGVEPTHIFLGNGSDEAIDLLVRLTCTPGQDSILLLPPTYGMYEVAANLNDVGIERVPLTADFQLSPDIVAQVLASKAKLVFLCSPNNPTGNLLHAAAIEEILVGFSGLVVVDEAYADFAAAPSWTTRLAEFPNLVVLQTFSKAWGLAGLRLGMAFAAPDIVRYLNKIKPPYNISEATQQHALTALHNAPHFEQLREQLLQGRHWLAARLPSLAIVEEVFPSDANFLLVRFRPDATAVYDYLLGQGIVVRNRTTQPGCVGTLRLTVGTPAENEHLLAALAAYQD, encoded by the coding sequence ATGAAACCATATTCTTCGGCCCGCGACGAGTTTCAGGGCGAAGCCCGGGTGATGCTCGATGCCAACGAAAACAGCCTCGGTAGCACGGGTCCCGCCCAGTTCAACCGCTACCCTGATCCGCAGCAGCACGCCGTGAAACGCGTGTTGGCGGAATTAAAAGGAGTGGAGCCCACCCACATCTTCCTCGGCAATGGTTCCGACGAAGCCATTGACTTGTTGGTACGGCTCACTTGTACACCCGGCCAAGACAGCATTCTGCTCTTGCCCCCGACCTACGGCATGTACGAAGTTGCCGCCAACCTCAACGACGTTGGCATTGAGCGGGTGCCACTCACGGCTGACTTCCAACTCTCGCCGGATATTGTAGCCCAGGTGCTGGCCTCGAAAGCGAAGCTCGTGTTCCTCTGCTCGCCGAACAACCCGACCGGCAACTTGCTGCACGCCGCGGCCATCGAGGAAATTCTGGTAGGTTTCTCCGGGCTAGTAGTGGTAGATGAAGCCTACGCCGATTTTGCCGCCGCGCCTAGCTGGACCACCCGCCTAGCTGAATTCCCCAACCTAGTGGTGTTGCAGACCTTCTCGAAAGCGTGGGGGTTGGCGGGCTTGCGTCTAGGCATGGCTTTCGCCGCACCCGATATTGTGCGCTACCTCAACAAGATCAAGCCTCCTTATAATATATCGGAAGCCACCCAGCAGCACGCCCTCACGGCGTTGCACAATGCCCCGCACTTCGAGCAGCTCCGCGAGCAACTCCTCCAGGGCCGCCACTGGCTGGCTGCGCGGTTGCCGTCGCTGGCTATTGTGGAAGAAGTGTTCCCGTCGGATGCCAACTTTCTGCTGGTACGGTTCCGCCCCGATGCCACGGCCGTCTATGACTATCTGCTTGGACAAGGCATTGTTGTTCGCAACCGCACCACCCAGCCGGGCTGCGTGGGTACGCTGCGCCTGACCGTGGGCACGCCCGCCGAGAACGAACACCTGCTGGCTGCGCTGGCCGCATACCAAGATTAG
- the hisG gene encoding ATP phosphoribosyltransferase yields MIRLAIQKSGRLSEDSLNLIRECGISFIASSYKLKTEATNFPLEILYLRDDDIPGYVQDGVADLGIVGQNVLVEAGYPELELEPLGFSKCRLSLAVARAAHYDSVADLQNKNIATSYPAILGKYLAEHGVQANLHTISGSVEIAPSIGLAEAICDIVSSGSTLLGNGLREVETVFRSEAVLIANQHLNEEKRELLEQLQFRMQAVRRARRNKYILLNAPTASLAAVKALLPGIKSPTVTALAEEGWVSVQSVVNEDDFWHITGQLKAVGAEGILVLPIEKMIS; encoded by the coding sequence ATGATTCGTCTTGCCATCCAGAAGTCAGGCCGCCTGAGCGAAGACTCGCTGAACCTGATTCGGGAGTGCGGTATCAGCTTTATTGCTAGCTCGTACAAGCTCAAAACCGAAGCCACTAACTTCCCGCTCGAAATCCTGTACCTGCGCGACGATGATATTCCGGGCTACGTACAGGATGGGGTGGCCGACCTGGGCATTGTGGGTCAGAACGTGTTGGTGGAAGCGGGGTACCCGGAGTTGGAGTTGGAGCCGCTGGGTTTCAGTAAGTGCCGCCTAAGTCTGGCCGTAGCGCGGGCCGCCCACTACGATTCCGTAGCTGACCTGCAAAACAAGAACATTGCCACCTCGTACCCGGCCATCCTCGGCAAATACCTGGCCGAGCACGGCGTACAGGCCAACCTGCATACCATCAGCGGGTCAGTGGAAATTGCGCCCAGCATCGGGTTGGCCGAGGCCATCTGCGACATTGTCAGCAGCGGCTCTACGTTGCTTGGCAACGGCCTGCGGGAGGTGGAAACCGTATTTCGTTCGGAAGCAGTATTAATTGCCAATCAACACCTGAACGAGGAAAAGCGGGAGCTACTCGAGCAACTACAGTTCCGGATGCAGGCTGTCCGCCGGGCTCGCCGCAACAAGTATATTCTGCTGAATGCGCCCACGGCTTCTTTGGCCGCGGTGAAAGCATTGCTGCCCGGTATCAAATCCCCCACGGTCACGGCGTTGGCTGAGGAAGGCTGGGTGTCGGTGCAGTCGGTGGTGAATGAGGATGATTTCTGGCACATCACGGGCCAGCTGAAAGCAGTTGGGGCCGAGGGCATCCTGGTGCTGCCTATCGAGAAAATGATTAGTTGA
- a CDS encoding DUF2911 domain-containing protein: protein MRCSLCRILPVAGLLLGLLPLPAAVAQTTSPPSAPTESLFPLPQPSPHVVLQHAIGLTDVTVDYHAPSVKNRVIWEGLVPYNQVWRAGANENTIITFSDSVRVNGKLLPAGKYSFYVMPRSDQDWELIFNKVTTHWGAEGYNEQDDVLRLPVVPETSTHHETLLYWFSDLTTTSAHLNLSWEKKTVSLYLNTNAQARVLAGIEQAVAARPNDWQLLAQAAEYLVRNNLSGEKALSYINESIRLRDVYTNNWIKARLLASKLDYDTAIVYGRKAIKMGDKDDASFRTQLPTMRVALIEWQSKAY from the coding sequence ATGCGTTGTTCTCTTTGCCGAATCCTACCTGTTGCAGGCTTGTTGCTGGGGCTGCTCCCACTGCCCGCCGCCGTGGCCCAAACCACTTCGCCCCCCTCGGCTCCAACCGAATCCTTGTTTCCGCTGCCCCAGCCCAGCCCCCATGTGGTGCTGCAGCACGCCATCGGACTTACGGATGTAACAGTTGATTACCACGCTCCAAGTGTTAAAAACCGTGTTATTTGGGAAGGCCTGGTTCCCTACAACCAAGTGTGGCGGGCAGGAGCCAATGAAAACACCATCATCACCTTCTCCGACTCGGTGCGGGTCAATGGCAAACTGCTGCCCGCTGGCAAGTACTCGTTCTATGTGATGCCCCGCTCCGACCAAGACTGGGAGCTTATTTTCAATAAGGTAACCACGCACTGGGGCGCGGAAGGCTACAACGAGCAGGACGATGTGCTGCGTCTTCCCGTAGTTCCGGAAACCTCTACTCATCACGAAACGCTGCTTTACTGGTTTTCCGACCTTACCACCACTAGCGCCCATCTCAACCTAAGCTGGGAAAAGAAAACCGTTAGCCTCTACCTCAACACCAACGCGCAGGCGCGCGTGCTAGCGGGCATCGAACAGGCCGTAGCCGCTCGTCCCAACGATTGGCAGCTGCTGGCACAAGCCGCCGAATATCTAGTGCGCAATAACCTCAGCGGCGAAAAAGCTCTTTCTTACATCAATGAGTCCATTCGCCTGCGTGATGTATATACCAACAATTGGATCAAAGCTCGGTTGTTGGCTTCCAAACTTGATTATGACACGGCCATCGTGTATGGCCGCAAGGCCATTAAGATGGGCGACAAAGACGATGCTTCTTTTCGCACCCAGTTGCCTACCATGCGCGTGGCCTTAATAGAATGGCAGTCTAAAGCGTACTAA
- a CDS encoding AAA family ATPase, giving the protein MQLVLFCGIQATGKSTFYQQQFFHSHVRISLDLLRTRNREWRLLQLCLETQMRCVIDNTNPTRAERAIYIEPARAAGFTIVGYFFQSATAEALVRNQQRPLERQVPERGIRGTRNRLELPNRAEGFDQLYYIQPLGNQKFAINDWQDEVH; this is encoded by the coding sequence ATGCAGCTTGTTCTGTTCTGCGGGATTCAAGCCACGGGTAAGTCCACTTTCTACCAGCAGCAGTTTTTCCATTCGCACGTGCGCATCAGCCTGGACCTGCTGCGCACGCGCAACCGGGAGTGGCGTCTGTTGCAGTTGTGCCTGGAAACCCAGATGCGCTGCGTGATTGACAACACCAATCCTACCCGGGCCGAACGAGCCATCTACATAGAGCCTGCCCGCGCCGCGGGGTTCACGATAGTCGGCTACTTTTTTCAGTCTGCTACTGCCGAGGCCTTGGTTCGCAATCAGCAACGTCCGTTGGAGCGCCAGGTTCCTGAGCGTGGTATCCGGGGCACCCGCAACCGGCTGGAGTTGCCTAACCGCGCCGAAGGCTTCGATCAACTCTATTACATACAGCCGCTCGGCAACCAGAAATTCGCAATCAACGATTGGCAGGATGAAGTTCACTGA
- a CDS encoding ABC transporter permease produces the protein MSTSPLPATKPALSWLWRMAWRDSRRSRSRLLLFVSAIVLGIAALVGIRGFGDNLARSIDEQARELVGADLVLSGSQPFDSTLAPTLRKLGRDRSEEVAFASLVQFPKGQGVRLAQIKALSGAFPYYGEWLTEPVAAVAAFRQSMTSRERVALVDDALLVQFAAKPGDSIRVGKLTFRIAGRVRKTPGQSGFSAAVAPTVFIPSQYLPETGLMQRGSRVQYRTYYQFAPGTDVDAIVKTLEARLDKVNISSDTVTERKRQTGRSFTDLTRFLNLVAFVALLLGCVGVASAVSLYVREKVASVAVLRCLGASGSQAMLIYLLQIAAMGLVGATVGAALGTAVQLLLPRLFEGFLPVTVHVAVSWSAVAQGILTGVLVSVLFALLPLLGIRRVSPLRTLRAAYEEDTKQPDPLRVLVYGLVVVFITGFAYLQTRDWKQALGFAGGLLVTFFVLAGLGQGLRQAVRRFYPTSWSYVWRQGLANLYRPNNQTLLLTVSIGLGVFLMATLSLLQGLLLSRVQVSAADGQPNMVLFDIQPGQRAGVTQLLTSRRLPLLQQVPVVTMRLAAINGQSTIELKKDTLNGRSRGGLTREYRVTYRNKLISSETLDQGLAPYLPPDGTPRISVDSDFLRRLQVKLGDTLTFNVQGAPLATIIGGTRTVDWTRVQTNFQIVFPAGVLEPAPQFLVLMTRVPDNNVLADVQRELVQGFPNVSAIDLGLVLQTLDDILGKISFVIQFMAFFSIATGLVVVVSSVVVSRYQRVQESVLLRTLGASRRQILRITLVEYALLGLLAAVAGLVLAVGAAWALAYFLFEVPFLPAIGPLLVLAAVTTTLTALIGLFNSRDVLTRPPLEVLRGEA, from the coding sequence ATGAGTACCAGCCCGCTTCCTGCCACCAAGCCTGCACTCTCCTGGCTGTGGCGCATGGCCTGGCGCGACAGCCGCCGCAGCCGCTCCCGGCTCTTGCTGTTCGTGTCGGCCATTGTACTTGGTATTGCCGCGCTAGTGGGTATTCGGGGCTTTGGCGACAACCTGGCCCGTAGCATCGACGAGCAGGCGCGCGAACTGGTGGGCGCCGATCTGGTGCTTTCGGGCAGTCAGCCCTTTGACTCGACGCTGGCCCCAACACTGCGCAAGCTCGGCCGCGACCGGAGCGAGGAGGTGGCCTTTGCCTCCCTGGTTCAGTTTCCGAAGGGCCAAGGCGTACGTCTGGCGCAAATAAAGGCCCTGAGCGGCGCGTTTCCGTATTACGGTGAATGGCTCACGGAGCCTGTAGCGGCCGTGGCAGCGTTTCGGCAATCCATGACTTCGCGCGAACGGGTGGCCTTGGTAGATGACGCCCTGCTGGTGCAGTTTGCCGCCAAGCCCGGCGACTCTATTCGGGTGGGTAAGCTCACCTTTCGTATTGCGGGGCGGGTACGCAAAACGCCGGGCCAGTCGGGGTTTAGTGCAGCCGTGGCCCCTACTGTGTTTATTCCCAGCCAATATCTGCCTGAAACCGGGTTGATGCAGCGCGGCAGCCGGGTGCAGTACCGCACCTACTACCAGTTTGCGCCAGGCACCGATGTTGATGCCATCGTTAAGACGCTGGAAGCCCGCCTCGATAAAGTGAACATCAGCTCCGACACCGTGACGGAACGTAAGCGGCAGACCGGCCGCTCGTTCACCGACCTTACCCGGTTCCTGAACCTAGTGGCCTTTGTGGCGCTCCTGTTGGGTTGCGTAGGAGTAGCCAGCGCCGTGAGCTTGTATGTGCGCGAGAAAGTGGCGTCGGTGGCAGTGCTGCGGTGCTTGGGGGCCAGTGGCAGCCAAGCCATGCTCATCTATCTGCTGCAAATTGCGGCAATGGGCTTAGTGGGCGCTACGGTGGGCGCTGCACTGGGTACCGCCGTGCAACTCTTGCTGCCGCGGCTGTTTGAAGGCTTTTTGCCGGTCACGGTGCATGTGGCCGTGTCGTGGTCGGCGGTGGCCCAAGGTATTCTGACGGGTGTGCTGGTATCGGTGCTGTTTGCGTTGCTGCCGCTGCTTGGTATCCGACGCGTATCGCCGTTGCGGACATTGCGGGCCGCGTACGAAGAAGACACCAAGCAGCCTGATCCGCTCCGGGTGCTGGTATATGGCTTGGTGGTCGTCTTCATAACGGGGTTTGCGTACCTCCAAACCCGCGACTGGAAGCAGGCCCTTGGCTTTGCGGGCGGGCTGTTGGTTACGTTTTTCGTGCTGGCCGGGCTGGGTCAGGGTCTGCGCCAAGCGGTACGGCGCTTCTACCCTACGTCCTGGAGCTACGTGTGGCGCCAAGGACTAGCCAACCTCTATCGGCCCAACAACCAAACCCTGCTGCTTACCGTCTCCATTGGGCTGGGGGTGTTTCTAATGGCTACGCTCTCCTTGCTGCAAGGCTTGCTGCTGAGCCGGGTGCAAGTGTCGGCCGCCGATGGGCAACCCAACATGGTGCTCTTCGATATTCAGCCTGGGCAACGAGCCGGCGTTACGCAGCTGCTTACCAGCCGCCGCCTCCCCCTTTTGCAGCAAGTTCCTGTCGTGACCATGCGGCTGGCCGCCATCAACGGTCAATCCACCATCGAACTCAAAAAGGACACCCTTAACGGCCGCAGCCGGGGTGGCCTCACCCGCGAATACCGCGTGACGTACCGCAACAAGCTGATCAGCTCGGAAACCCTGGACCAGGGCCTGGCGCCCTACCTACCCCCCGACGGTACGCCCCGCATTTCCGTTGATTCCGATTTCCTGCGCCGTCTGCAAGTCAAGCTCGGCGACACGCTTACCTTTAACGTGCAGGGTGCCCCACTTGCCACCATTATCGGCGGCACCCGCACCGTGGACTGGACCCGCGTGCAAACCAACTTCCAGATAGTGTTTCCGGCTGGCGTGCTGGAACCGGCCCCGCAGTTCCTGGTCTTGATGACACGCGTGCCCGACAACAACGTGCTGGCCGACGTGCAGCGGGAACTGGTGCAGGGTTTCCCCAACGTCTCGGCCATCGACTTGGGGCTGGTACTGCAAACCCTGGACGATATTCTCGGCAAAATCTCCTTCGTTATCCAGTTTATGGCCTTCTTCAGCATTGCCACGGGGCTGGTAGTGGTGGTCAGCTCGGTGGTGGTGAGCCGCTACCAGCGGGTGCAGGAGAGCGTACTGCTCCGCACGTTGGGCGCAAGCCGCCGGCAGATTCTGCGTATCACCTTGGTGGAATACGCCCTGCTGGGCCTGCTGGCGGCCGTGGCTGGTTTGGTGCTGGCCGTGGGCGCGGCCTGGGCCTTGGCGTATTTCCTATTTGAAGTACCGTTCTTGCCAGCTATAGGTCCGCTCCTCGTCCTGGCCGCCGTCACCACTACCCTCACTGCCTTAATCGGCCTTTTCAATAGCCGTGATGTGCTGACGCGCCCGCCACTGGAAGTGCTACGCGGCGAAGCGTAG
- a CDS encoding ABC transporter ATP-binding protein, whose amino-acid sequence MFVLKVENLTKSYSSGGRSLTVLESVSFELQAQDTFAIVGPSGSGKTTLLGLCAGLDRASSGSVWLNGIQLDHLNEDQRAAVRNEHVGFIFQNFQLLPTLTALENVLVPLELRGVRNGTKTAQELLERVGLAGRGHHYPTQLSGGEQQRISLARAFVNRPKILFADEPTGNLDADTSARVVELLFELNREAGTTLVLVTHDLELAARTQRIVRIKGGAMLSDTRTAPATVASTTV is encoded by the coding sequence TTGTTTGTGCTTAAAGTAGAAAATCTCACCAAATCTTATTCCAGCGGCGGCCGGTCGTTAACGGTGTTGGAATCCGTCAGTTTCGAGTTGCAGGCCCAGGACACTTTTGCCATCGTAGGGCCTTCGGGCAGCGGCAAAACCACCTTGTTAGGCTTGTGTGCCGGCCTGGACCGGGCCAGCTCAGGCAGTGTGTGGCTCAATGGCATTCAGCTCGACCACCTAAACGAAGACCAGCGGGCCGCGGTGCGCAACGAGCACGTGGGCTTCATCTTCCAGAACTTCCAGCTGCTGCCCACCCTTACGGCCCTTGAAAACGTGCTGGTACCGCTCGAGCTGCGCGGCGTCCGCAACGGTACCAAAACGGCGCAGGAACTCCTGGAGCGGGTTGGCCTGGCCGGGCGCGGGCACCACTACCCCACGCAGTTGTCGGGGGGTGAGCAGCAGCGTATATCCTTGGCTAGAGCGTTTGTGAACCGCCCTAAGATTCTGTTCGCCGATGAGCCCACCGGCAACCTCGATGCCGACACCAGCGCCCGGGTGGTCGAGCTGTTGTTTGAACTCAACCGGGAAGCCGGTACTACGCTTGTCCTCGTCACGCACGACCTGGAGTTGGCCGCTCGTACCCAACGCATTGTGCGCATCAAGGGGGGCGCCATGCTCTCTGACACGCGCACCGCTCCCGCTACTGTTGCTTCTACCACTGTATGA
- a CDS encoding MaoC family dehydratase, giving the protein MNKLTIRSLPELEHYVGQELGVSDYHTITQQQINSFAAATLDYQWIHVDAERAATESPFKSTIAHGYLTVSLLPYLWHQILSIENLKMQVNYEIESLRFNQAVTVDSSVRLRATLLSVKNLRGIAKARLEVTLEIKDQLKPAYTGIITFLYHFEG; this is encoded by the coding sequence ATGAACAAACTAACGATTCGCAGCCTGCCCGAACTTGAACACTATGTTGGGCAGGAACTGGGCGTGTCCGATTACCACACCATCACCCAGCAGCAAATCAACAGCTTTGCCGCGGCCACTCTCGATTACCAGTGGATCCATGTGGATGCGGAACGAGCCGCTACCGAATCACCATTCAAATCCACCATCGCGCACGGTTACCTCACGGTTTCGTTGCTGCCCTACTTGTGGCACCAGATTCTTTCCATCGAGAACCTGAAAATGCAGGTGAATTATGAAATTGAAAGCTTACGCTTCAACCAGGCCGTAACGGTGGATAGTTCAGTGCGGCTGCGGGCCACGTTGTTGTCGGTGAAAAATCTTCGGGGCATTGCCAAGGCTCGTCTGGAAGTAACGCTGGAAATCAAGGACCAGTTGAAACCTGCCTACACCGGTATCATCACCTTCCTCTATCATTTTGAGGGGTAA
- a CDS encoding tRNA(His) guanylyltransferase Thg1 family protein: protein MKFTDLNARLRVFETAHDHCALPGLYLVARLDGRGFTRLTKETHPFEAPFDNQMRDYMVETTRQLLDCGFRMVYGYTQSDEISLLLHPQEDSFGRKLRKYTSILAGEASARFSLLLGSVGVFDCRISQLPRQQDVVDYFRWRQEDAGRNSLSAHCYWLLRKQGCSVAEATAQVKGRSVAAKHDLLFGQGINYNELPAWQKRGVGLHWEAYAKSGVNPFSQEVVESTRRRLAINHELPVGDAYTDYVCSLLPALQ from the coding sequence ATGAAGTTCACTGACCTTAACGCGCGGCTGCGCGTATTCGAAACTGCCCACGACCACTGTGCTTTGCCAGGCCTCTACCTAGTGGCCCGGCTTGACGGCCGCGGCTTCACGCGCCTCACCAAAGAAACCCATCCGTTTGAAGCTCCCTTTGACAACCAGATGCGGGACTACATGGTGGAAACCACGCGTCAGTTGCTGGACTGCGGCTTTCGCATGGTGTACGGCTATACGCAGAGCGACGAAATTTCCTTGCTGCTGCACCCGCAGGAAGATTCCTTTGGTCGGAAGCTGCGTAAGTACACCTCTATACTAGCGGGGGAAGCCTCCGCTCGTTTTTCCTTGCTCTTAGGATCAGTGGGCGTGTTCGACTGTCGGATTTCCCAACTACCCCGCCAACAGGATGTGGTTGACTATTTCCGATGGCGGCAGGAAGATGCGGGCCGTAACTCGCTTAGCGCGCACTGTTACTGGCTGCTGCGCAAGCAAGGCTGCTCGGTAGCGGAGGCCACGGCTCAGGTGAAAGGACGTAGTGTAGCCGCCAAGCACGATTTACTTTTCGGGCAGGGAATCAACTACAACGAGTTGCCGGCTTGGCAGAAGAGGGGAGTGGGCCTCCACTGGGAAGCATACGCCAAGTCTGGAGTGAATCCGTTCAGCCAGGAGGTGGTGGAAAGCACCCGCCGCCGATTGGCCATCAATCACGAGTTGCCCGTGGGTGATGCCTACACCGACTACGTTTGTTCCTTGCTGCCCGCACTCCAGTAA
- a CDS encoding arylesterase translates to MKPVLSLFSCCLLMLASCNSEPKTAEAPATGATPPTTTAAPTPAGKQTILFFGNSLTAGYGVEPEEAFPALIGQKIDSAGLGYTVVNAGLSGETTAGGRSRVGWVLRQPVSIFVLELGGNDGLRGLPLTDTRKNLQAIIDTVRRRSPQTRIVLAGMQIPPNLGVDYATQFKALYGELARQNQLVLIPFLLEGVGGVTKLNQQDGIHPTPAGHRLVARTIWPILQPLLQQPAPASK, encoded by the coding sequence ATGAAACCTGTCCTGTCCCTGTTTAGTTGCTGCCTGCTGATGCTGGCTAGTTGCAACTCCGAGCCGAAAACCGCCGAAGCTCCCGCCACCGGGGCTACGCCGCCAACTACCACTGCTGCGCCCACACCCGCCGGTAAGCAAACCATCTTGTTCTTCGGCAACAGCCTTACCGCCGGCTACGGCGTGGAGCCTGAAGAAGCTTTTCCGGCTTTAATTGGCCAGAAAATAGATTCTGCCGGCTTAGGCTACACCGTTGTCAACGCCGGCCTGAGCGGCGAAACCACCGCTGGGGGCCGTAGCCGGGTGGGCTGGGTGCTGCGCCAACCCGTATCTATCTTCGTGCTGGAATTAGGCGGCAATGATGGCCTGCGGGGCTTACCCCTCACCGATACTCGCAAGAACCTGCAAGCTATTATTGATACGGTGCGCCGCCGCAGTCCTCAAACCCGGATTGTGCTGGCGGGCATGCAAATCCCACCCAACCTCGGAGTGGACTATGCCACCCAGTTCAAGGCGCTCTACGGAGAGCTGGCCCGCCAGAATCAGCTGGTTTTGATTCCGTTTCTGTTGGAGGGAGTAGGAGGTGTTACCAAACTCAACCAGCAGGATGGCATTCATCCCACACCCGCGGGCCACCGCCTCGTAGCCCGCACCATCTGGCCGATTCTGCAACCGTTGTTGCAGCAGCCCGCGCCAGCCAGCAAGTAG